A window of the Vigna angularis cultivar LongXiaoDou No.4 chromosome 3, ASM1680809v1, whole genome shotgun sequence genome harbors these coding sequences:
- the LOC108342057 gene encoding ethylene-responsive transcription factor 1B, translated as MDSTSFFNSASSDFSSESSSPEAFSWEGYLPFNENDPEEMLLYGMIAGATTVDRAADRAGSEESEAVQKEKSYRGVRRRPWGKFAAEIRDSTRHGMRVWLGTFDSAEAAALAYDQAAFSMRGPAAILNFPVDIVRESLREMNYTVDSNEEGCSPVVALKRKHSLRRKIGVKKNNKQSSVDNAVVFEDLGPDYLEQLLMSSDRIPSSS; from the coding sequence ATGGATTCCACCTCCTTCTTCAATTCAGCCTCTTCCGATTTCTCCTCCGAATCTTCCTCTCCGGAGGCCTTCTCCTGGGAGGGCTACCTCCCCTTCAACGAGAACGACCCGGAGGAGATGCTCCTCTACGGCATGATCGCCGGCGCCACCACAGTCGACCGCGCCGCCGACCGAGCGGGCTCTGAGGAGAGTGAGGCGGTGCAGAAGGAGAAGTCCTACCGCGGAGTGCGGCGGCGCCCGTGGGGGAAGTTTGCGGCGGAGATTAGAGACTCCACACGGCACGGGATGAGGGTGTGGCTTGGGACATTCGACAGCGCGGAAGCCGCGGCTTTGGCTTACGACCAAGCAGCGTTTTCCATGCGTGGCCCCGCCGCGATTCTGAACTTCCCCGTTGATATCGTTAGAGAATCGCTCAGAGAGATGAACTACACGGTGGACAGCAATGAAGAAGGATGCTCCCCTGTTGTCGCTCTCAAGAGGAAACACTCGTTGCGGAGGAAAATTGGTgtgaagaaaaacaacaaacagaGTAGCGTAGACAATGCGGTCGTGTTTGAAGACCTTGGTCCTGACTACTTGGAACAGTTGTTGATGTCCTCTGATCGTATTCCCTCCTCCTCCTGA